From the Conger conger chromosome 14, fConCon1.1, whole genome shotgun sequence genome, one window contains:
- the LOC133109867 gene encoding HIG1 domain family member 1A, mitochondrial-like, with translation MASDKSWSDDDSQSSKFMRKAKESPFVPIGMAGFVSIVGYGLMKLRSRGDTKMSVHLIHMRVAAQGFVVGAMTLGVLYSMYNEYFAPKDPGEK, from the exons ATGGCTTCCGACAAAAGCTGGTCCGATGATGACTCACAATCATCAAAGTTCATGCGAAAGGCGAAGGAATCGCCCTTCGTACCGATAG GTATGGCTGGGTTTGTGTCAATTGTTGGATATGGGTTGATGAAGCTCAGATCACGGGGCGACACAAAAATGTCTGTCCACCTCATTCACATGCGTGTTGCAGCGCAGGGCTTTGTGGTTGGAGCTATGACACTGG GTGTGCTCTACTCCATGTACAATGAGTACTTTGCCCCTAAAGATCCGGGGGAAAAGTGA